In the Triticum aestivum cultivar Chinese Spring chromosome 2B, IWGSC CS RefSeq v2.1, whole genome shotgun sequence genome, tgaaggtcttcttacccttcttcttaaagtcggtattgtgttggacaccgttctttcccttgggcttgtgggagttgaagttcttctggttcaccatgttggcaacagaagtcccttcggccccttttccgtgcgagtcttttgccctcgaattctgctcaacactcagatggccaatgacatcctccacagataattcacgcctctgatgtttcaaagtggtggcaaagttcctccaggaattagggagcttagcgattatgcagcccgcgacaaacttgcccggtaactcgcacttgagaagctcaagttccttaacagtgcatattatctcatgagcctgctccaatacaggacggttttcaaccatcttgtaatcgtggaactgctctataatatacatctcgctccctgcatcggcggccccgaatttagattcgagcgcctcccacaagtccttggcgacatgcacatgtaaatatgcgtcgaccagtttatctccgatcacgctaagaactgctccgagaaacacaacggtagcctccttgaacgccttctcctgttcaggagcaatcgttcccgtggagacaccggtgacccagaacacgttcatagccgtgagccataacgtggtcttagtctgccaacgcttgaagtatgtaccggtaaacttatccgatttcagtgcagcggcaaagccacttaccgagaaattcctacacataataggtttttggattgttgagtaaataggcaatttctcgattaaattaatccatgagtaaatcactagcatggcattgactaagttgatgacgtactcactctgatctaaacatgcacgtactaagcaaacagtagacaaatctacacatactactagtactgctaatatgaaaataatcaggagcgggataaacgagttataccctccagtaggccacgcagaggccgcggctttggtggcagcagcggcgtcctcggcgaccttcttgtcggcttcagctttctcggcggcggcacgatcggcgtcggtggacatggtgatgacgaaggtgacgcggacgtagaggaagtagacgatcggaagcgagcagtcgcgtaatcgctgcccaaaaacctattcgcccctcaccccgtacaggaaccagaagggcgtggtttcggagacctgctctcccgtcgaccgtgtacgtggcggacgggatggagtcaccggcggcagcagcagcaaaggaacgacggtgggcgtgcgcatgagcagatgtgatctgttcgtggcggctagggttaggagacaccgcatacttataggcgcagccgcgtggagagacgtgggctcgacccaagtccgagtccgtgacagcccacgatccgacgtctcagatcgtggcccagctgtcagaaaactctccgttagtgactggcaaaaataagcgcgtaggtgtgagctcggctcggctcaatcccgcaacccacggcgcgtcgcgtcgcgtcgtgacgaggcgtggcgtggcgaggcgggcggcggaggagtgcgcgagggcctcttctcttctcaagctccaatagcatgtagaagagaaacccttataaaccactccaactctccttccacttccggggtgggactaaacttcccaccacacctaatgtcatataacccacatgggcccttagagatttttcagaaattgcaatatgggcctagagcccatctcagatttcagcaggTCATACTATATGCTGATCTAATTGAGTAAATCTACTGAAATGTTCCAGCTTGACTGGAAGCGCAGAACAACTCCCATATTTTCCCCGGAAGGAGATGGTTCATCAGCAAACTACAACAAGGCCAAACTTCTCAAGTTTATCCCCAAAACGGGACCAACTCTAAAAACACCCAGAGACCTCCAGATTTTCGACAAAACGAGAGTTGAGCAAACTACTGCCATCAGCTTCAGAAATCACTAGAGCAAGTACATTTGTTAGTTCTAGGCAACCTGAGAAATAAAATAAGAAAAGTTAGTGAACAGCAATGAGATGGATTTCTCAACAAGAGGTGATATAGAAAAAACAAGACGACCTGTGTAAACAGCAGTCAGTACCACAACAGTATTTGCAATATGTGCAACATATTTATTTCTAgtatatcttgattgaagaagaaaATTACGCGGTGATCAATTCTTAACAAAATAACGTTTGAATTTCAGGCTGACCAGTGACAATATTTCAGGAAAACGAATACTAGTCATAATGATGACACTGCAAAGTGTATGTCAGGCTCTTGTACACTATATAAGGTCTTGCCTAATTTGTAGTTTTTGTACTGCTAGTTCAGAAATACTAATATATTTGGATGAAAGGTCCAGCTAAAACAAACATTGATCAATAATTTTCAGCGGCACCATCAATACAGGTTGTTGATATAAGGCACCGTTGTGAAATGAATATATTTTTAACAGGTCAAAGAATATGGCATTGACACTGAAATCTAATTCAGTAACTTAGTTCGgtattttttacattttttttatcTAAGTCAAACTGCATGGATTGAATGAGAGatatatgtttttttttcaaaacggaggcaaaagatttgcctcatcaatTAATTAAGAGGATAATAGAGTTTGATTGTTTACAACCCACGATAACACGCCACCTGGCAATTACTCATGAATGTATGTTAGAAGAATACAACATCCTAAGAATGCGAATGTATGTAATATGAATGGGTCAATAAAGAAGCTTTAGCCATACATATTACATACATTGGCTGGTAACTTGGTAGTTAGTACCTTCATTTCTTGCAACTGTCTACACGAACCAGAGTATCCGCTATAGTTTTCCGCTTGCCtggaaaaaaagttcattggtCAAGGTACTAGAATTTGAATGATACCTACCACAACAGGACAGGGATTTATAGCTGCACACACACAGGTGCACTCCGTAAAATAATTGAGCTGCGATATGCTGGTCTATTTGGTTTTGTCGGAATAACCAGAGCATCAGGATATAGTTATTCTAGGTAGCTATAACTTGGGGGGTCGTGCTCAAGGAGCTACTTACTAGACACGAGCGGCGTCATCATCTTAAAATCAGTGATGCTTAAGAGCCTCAGTTCAATATAATTTTGGTTTTGTCGTAATATGTACTCCTACATATTAGCGGAAACAATGTAATAAAACTTGGCTGTGTGATGAATCCTTGATGCAGATGCAACTCTTCACTATCTGGAAAAATGCTATGAAGTTACCAGGAACTCAGCACGTGTTTCAAACAACACTTATGACAATTAGAGTCTAACCAGTAACCAGGACAATACTTATGCGGTAGACATATCATGTGCCAATGTGATCACCTGGAATCAGGCATCCTTTGATCAAGGTAGAAGTTACAATAACTTGAACAACAGCTACAATATTATTGTGTTAACAAGGAAAGCTTTAAATAGTACGTATTTCGTGGCTACAATATTATTATGTCGACAACAGCTACAATATATTGTACAagaacttgaattatgtgccatTTTTTGTGGGAATGTGATTTCGCAGTGCAATGCCGGGATTTTGTCTGCCCTAAGCCCCTAACAGAGGAAGGGAACTATTGGTTCTTGGGGCTTTTGGGGATATCAAGAAGAAGCAAATTGTGCCTTCTTATATGGAGATCATGATCTTAGCTGCCTGGGTCATTCAGATAATAAGAAACAACAAAATCTTCAGAAATGAAAAGACCACTTCTCAGCGATGGAAAATGATATATAAAGAGGAACTAGGCATGGTTAGCCACAGAACCTCTGTTTGTAAAGCGTCCCTAAAGCGTCGCTTAAGCGACGCTTAAGCGTTAGAGCGCCCTCCAGGCTCAAAGCGTCCAACTCGCTTTAGACATGTGTCTAAGGCGTCCGCCTTAGACATTAAAGCGTCTGAAGCGCCTGCTTAGgcgtcctgattggcgctttaagGCAGAGAGGACGCCTTAGACTTGCCAGGCAGGGTACAGAGATTCCTGGCAGGGAAACAGGGCTGGGCTCACATTTGAAACAGTTACAGGaggggaaagaaagagagagaaccAAAACCAGAGCGTGCAAATATCCAGGCTTTCAGCTCTTTCCTCTCTCCTCTGGCAGCAGCTTCCTCAGATCTGCACCAGCCTTTTCTGCTCTGTTGTGTGTTATGCTATGCACAACTCCTCTGCTGTTAGGTGCTACTGCCTCTCTTATAGCAATTGGCTAGTTGCTTACTGCTTAGTGGATGGATCAGAATATATGGGCTCACTGGTGGATTAGAATCAACATATATATGTCTCACTAAATGGTGCTCTATTATACTGCCCATCAGGTTCAGAGTCTGTCTAAAGCGTCACCTCGCTTTACGCTTTATCGCTTAAGCAGTGAGGCGCCCCCCTAGCGCCTCTCTTCACTTTACCGCTTTATAAACATAGCACAGAACTAGAAGCAAATATGCCCTCAGTTTTAAGGAATGGTTAAGCCTACTTCCTCCATTGCTACATAgcttttcttctcttctcttctcataTCTTTTCGTTTTATTGAACTCTCTGGGTTTATCTTTGTAAATCTGTACTCTCTGTATATATTGCTTTAGTATTTTAAATAAAAAAATGCAGGCGGGATTTTCCCACTGTTTCCCTTCAACAAAAAGTATATATTTCTGTACATTGCATCATCGAACTGAGACAGTGAAATAACTGATACATAGAACAGTTTACCATGATTTCAGGCAGGCATGCTTATATAACTTAATGTCAATCAGACTAACTAGTATGCACGTAGGAAGGGTGGCAGAACCGAAATGTGCGAGTGTGAGCTCACCTGGAATCAGGCTTGATCCGAGGAATGAAGGAAGCACGCATGGCAGGAAGATATTTGCCAAGCGGCATCTTGTAGGAATGTCACTGCTCAACACAGAATACGCACCAATGACCCTGTTCCTGCGCAAGTCGACGCTAACAATTTCTTCACTGCCCATGTTGAGGTACAGCAGGTCAGTGTTGAGGGGATCAATGGCCACAACCAAAGGCCTCTCCTTGGTACCATCCCCACCATTGGGCCACAGCGTGTCAAGAGACACCTGGTGCTGCAGCGCCCAGGGGCCGCTCTCACCATCCAGCACGAACGACTTGATCTGAAATGGCTCCTCCTCTGAAACCTCCACATATAGCAGTCTGCCGTCGCTGACCCCCATGCGTCTGTGCTTGGTAAGCTCTAACCCCTCATTGGCGTCTTGGTCAGGAAGCTCGCTGCCTTCCGGCAGCTTGACATGGCCGAGCTGAGGCTCGTCCTTGAACGGGTCGGCGGAGACGGCGCCCCAGCTCACGTCCACCCACCACAGACGGCCTGCGAAAGCCAGCACTTCGTGATTCCTCATGCGCATCAGTCGCCCAGGCGGCAGCGGGGACAGCCGCTCCTTGACGTCCCACTTTCCAGTCTCGGAGCGGAACCGACACAACACGAAGTGCACCACGTCGTCCTTGAGCGCCTcgatgagctcggcggcggcgtACCTCTTAGGCGGCCCGCGCCCACGGTCGGCTTGGGTGAGGAGCCCCGTGGCCGTTGTCAAATGCTTCGTGCCCCAGGAGGGCGGGAGGCGGACCAGCTGACCGGTAACGGGGTTGCACACGTAGAGCACGTGCTCCTCCTTGGCGAGCACTTCCCTTGGCCTTGGGCTGTCCAGGCTGGCGTGAGCGCTGAAGCGATGCCAGGTAgctttgaggaggaggaggccgtcgccgCTCGAGGCGAAGACGACGCTGGCGTAGTTGTCGGTGTACCCGCCGGCGCGGGGGTGCTCCATGCTGCTGAACACCCGCtcggggagggagaagagagtggCTGACGGCGGCGGCGCGAGCCAGAAGGACGCGTCTCGGGTGGTGTTCGGCGTGACCGATATGCGGTAGATCATCGCCCAGGGAGGGGGCGAGGCGGCGGAGAGGGGGCGACGGAGGTGGCCGTGCAGGCCACGGGGCGGGAGCagcgcggaggcggaggcggcgcggcggaggtggCCGGAGAGGCGACGGAGCGGGAGCAGCATttccgcggaggcggcggcggcgatggatttGGTAGCAGCTGAAGAGGAGAGCGGGCCGGAGAGGGCTTTGGGTGATTTTGGGGGAGGGAATGCTTTGGTGAAGCCGGTCGAAGAGTCCGAGGGAAGGGGAGGGAAGGGAAGGGCGCTGGCTCTGCTCTGACAGAAGGAAAGGAACAGCCTTTGGCATGTGCTTGGCATGCTCCCGTTGGATACCTGGATGGTTTATCAGACTGTAGCGTGTCACTCGGCCAGTCCTGTCCAACCATCGTCCAAGCATTTCGTAGCGCGCGGAAAATTTAATTTGTCCGTCTAACTCCTTGGAAACGAGGAGCGCTGTATGTGTAAAATAAAATTGCTTCATGAAGTATCTTTTGTCTGGTCCGTGATCTTCATTCTTGCAAGATCAAGCACCGGTGAGGCTAGAAGCAAGGGGACCATAAAGTATTATTCAGAACACCGGTGATAGCAAGGTTTAGTAAGGTAACACAAACCATATCCTTGGAATTCAtaaggtgtagtcattaaacgcccAAAGTTTTTGTCTGACATATCTATCTTAATTATCGGGGCAACCCCGCAAGACGAATAGGGTCTTCAACaggacaactgattcttgatgcaggactcgTGCCAGTCaggatgttatttggacacatccccatTTCAAACGAAGCAAACACCTCTTAATGGGTGG is a window encoding:
- the LOC123039262 gene encoding uncharacterized protein; this translates as MPSTCQRLFLSFCQSRASALPFPPLPSDSSTGFTKAFPPPKSPKALSGPLSSSAATKSIAAAASAEMLLPLRRLSGHLRRAASASALLPPRGLHGHLRRPLSAASPPPWAMIYRISVTPNTTRDASFWLAPPPSATLFSLPERVFSSMEHPRAGGYTDNYASVVFASSGDGLLLLKATWHRFSAHASLDSPRPREVLAKEEHVLYVCNPVTGQLVRLPPSWGTKHLTTATGLLTQADRGRGPPKRYAAAELIEALKDDVVHFVLCRFRSETGKWDVKERLSPLPPGRLMRMRNHEVLAFAGRLWWVDVSWGAVSADPFKDEPQLGHVKLPEGSELPDQDANEGLELTKHRRMGVSDGRLLYVEVSEEEPFQIKSFVLDGESGPWALQHQVSLDTLWPNGGDGTKERPLVVAIDPLNTDLLYLNMGSEEIVSVDLRRNRVIGAYSVLSSDIPTRCRLANIFLPCVLPSFLGSSLIPGKRKTIADTLVRVDSCKK